A segment of the Streptomyces sp. NBC_00597 genome:
GCCGAGGCCGGGGAGGTCCTCCAGGTCGAGGGGGGTCGTCTCGGAGTGGTGGTGCGGACCGCCCTCCTCGGTCTCCCTGCCGTCCTCGGCCGCCGAGAGGCGGGCCAGTTGGCGGGCGATGCGAACCGGGTGGAGGCTGTCCGGGTCCTCGGCGAGGGCCTCGGCGGTGCCTGCGGTGATGGCGGTCTTGCCGACGCCGCCCTTCTGGTTGCAGACGACGATGCGGCGTACGACGGAGGGCCGCCTGACCGTCGGCGCCGGGTTCATCTCCAGCCAGAGGCGGACCGCTTGGGCGAGACCCTGGATGAGGGAGACGCCGCGGTCCTTGGAGCCGGCGCGGAAGGACTCCCACTGGCCCGCGGGCAGCCAGGTGGAGAACGATTCGGCGCCCGAGGTGTCGACGGGGGAGGGGGCGGAAGCGAGGGCGCTCCAGTGCGCGATGCCCTGGTGGACGGCGTCCTGAATGTCGACCCGCAGTTGGGCTGTGCGGATCTTCAATTCCTGGCGGAGCCACGGGGGGAGCTTGGAGACGACCTTCTCGCGGTCGCTCTGGGACGAGGGCGAAGTCATGAGAGGGACTTTACTAACGTTCGGAGGCGGATGTGAGCGCCACGCTTGGGTTTTGCTAACGAAATGGCCTGGGAAGCGTTCTGGAGGCCCCGGGTACGCGACAGGGCGGCCTCGCACACGCCGTAGCGAGCACCCCCGTGGTTCACCACGGCGTGTGCGAGGCCGCCCTGGATACGTCGTCAGCCGACCGGGACCGCCAGGGAGTCCGGCGCGGTCAGCCCGAGTTCGGCCCGGCACTCGGGCGAGCCGGCCGGGTCGAAGTGGGGGATGCGTTCCGCGGGCACGATGCCCGGGAGGAGGAAGTTCCAGAGGTCGATGACCCGGGTGTGCAGGTCCTCGCGGCCGGTGCGGACGTGCGAGGTGACCTGGATTCCGGTGAAGGAGCCGACGAGGAGCGTGGAGAGGTCGTACAGGTCGAGCAAGGGGAAGACGTCGCCGCGCTCCTGGGCCGGCTTCAGACAGCCGTGGCAGGTGTCGATCCAGGCGTTGTAAGGGGTCGGGTCCGGGTTGGTGAAGGAGCCGAACTCGATGACCAGGCGGATGCCGGCGCGGACACGGACGTTGGCGCGCAGTCCGTACGCCATCTGGTGCGTCAGGTCGATGACCGTCTGCAGGCCCGGTTCCTCGATGGCGGGGACGCCGGCGGAGACCTGGAACTGCTCGTCCATCAGGGTGCGGGCGAGGGCTTCCTTGGACTGGAAGTGGAAGTAGAGGGCGCCCTTGGTGACCCCGGCGTGCTTCACCACGTCGCTGAGGCTGGCGCCGCCGAATCCGAAGCGGTCGAAGGCGATTGCCGCGCCGTCGAGGATCGCCTGCCGCGTGATCTCGGCACGTTCCTGCCGGGCCCTTGCCATGTGGTGGTTCTCCTGAGGGGGGTTGGTGTTCGTCGTTGGTTCAAGGGTCAATCTAGTCGGATGGCGGCAAAGAAAACCAGTCGACAAGTACTTTTTCGTTAACGGCGTTAACGCCGTTAACGGTTCGGCGGCGGATCCTGAAGGACCAAGGCCTGTACGGGACCCCGGTCGGCGCCCGGCGTTAACGGCGTTAACGGTCTGGCCGGGTCGGGCCCGGATGTTGGGGTGCTGGGCGTTAACGCCGTTAACGGTCCGGGCGGGCGCTCCGGGGCTTCGGCGTTAACGCCGTTAACGCCGTTAACGGCTCGGGCCTAGCATGCGGGCATGGGTGATCTTGGGGACTGGGCGCAGGCGTTCCGGGTTGATGTGGCCGAGCACGAGCTCAAGGACCTGGCCGAGCGGTTGGACCGGGTGCGGTGGCCCGATGAGCTGCCGGGGGTGGGTCGGGCGTACGGGATGCCGCTCGGGGAGGTGCGGGAGCTCGTGCGGTACTGGCGTGACGGCTACGACTGGCGCGCGGCGGAAGCGCGGTTGAACGAGTGGCCGCAGTACACCACCGTCATCGACGGGGCGCAGGTGCACTTCGCGCACCTGCGCTCGCCCGAGGCCGGTGCCACCCCGCTGCTGATGACCCACGGCTGGCCCGGGTCGTTCGTGGAGTTCCAGCGGGTGGCCGGGCCGCTGACCGACCCGCGGGCGCACGGCGGGGATCCGGCCGATGCCTTTCACCTGGTGCTGCCGCACATCCCGGGCTTCGGCCTGTCCGGGCCGACCCGGGAGAGCGGCTGGGAGTTCAAGCGGACCGCGCGGGCCTTCGGGGT
Coding sequences within it:
- a CDS encoding ScbR family autoregulator-binding transcription factor, with product MARARQERAEITRQAILDGAAIAFDRFGFGGASLSDVVKHAGVTKGALYFHFQSKEALARTLMDEQFQVSAGVPAIEEPGLQTVIDLTHQMAYGLRANVRVRAGIRLVIEFGSFTNPDPTPYNAWIDTCHGCLKPAQERGDVFPLLDLYDLSTLLVGSFTGIQVTSHVRTGREDLHTRVIDLWNFLLPGIVPAERIPHFDPAGSPECRAELGLTAPDSLAVPVG